One part of the Polycyclovorans algicola TG408 genome encodes these proteins:
- a CDS encoding MMPL family transporter: MRVALRQVLEQGVRHPRRTLLVVALLSLLAAAMIVDWPRGGVRLAIDPTLDRLLPDDEPAQQAFERLSVTFGAPDQLIVGLEMAAVFTSEGLRAVESATRRVRAISGVRDVASLATVPNLLASEETLDVSSFSRQAEADPASIGGMARQVADNPLYAGSLVTDDGRMAALVVTLDGVDARQYLAADLDARLRDAAKVDGVTRVRLTGASAIQAATTDALLSTLSVILPLLVALLLALLWLAFRSLRATLAAALTLTITLLWTTALQVQLGWSFNMVTVIVPALVITLGLSYTVHVLSELMVAGRDGAAPDRLKALERASLPLSLCGATTATGFLALSLSPLPAIREFALLSAFGVLVAIVLILVLLPALMPGSHSAPMRDAPDLRWARAAAPRLSAWVIRHRGLILGGGVLLTLVAALGATQIRSGAEYIRNFPADNPLRQDFEVLNSRLGGATLVSVFVETYVNDALTEPDLLRELDALQDWLRRQPEVGGALSYVDYLKVLNQSLNDGDPAYFALPDGAAAAKQILVFGASDALKRVVDASHRSAVISLRLKVDDSVAIAEFVRRAEARLSQLPRPLDASLTGMPVLATRTVEVLAGGQWQSLALAVAVIWLLLALLFNSARAAALALLPNLAVIAVYFGLLGYTGIGLNPTTSLIACIVLGVAVDDTIQFLARFNDAARRKGDERAGVEYALAHTLRPVTLTSIGLVIGFLAFTGSDLQSHVQFGLLASVTLAVAWLIDLTVTPALGSKLRIVTLWDLIRLDLGQNPQHTIPLFSGLSLRQVRLFALTARLEKLAPTELLIREGEIARDMFVVVDGHFEAWVERDAGRKRLSTMARGAVIGEAGYFGQRRTAHVEATRDARVLRFNAADLERMRQRYPRIAATLFRNLNRIQAERIARMTALVR, translated from the coding sequence GTGAGGGTCGCCCTGCGCCAGGTGCTGGAGCAGGGTGTTCGGCACCCACGGCGAACGCTGCTGGTGGTGGCCCTACTGTCACTGCTCGCTGCCGCGATGATTGTCGACTGGCCGCGCGGCGGTGTGCGCTTGGCCATTGACCCGACGCTGGATCGGCTGCTGCCCGACGATGAGCCCGCGCAGCAGGCCTTCGAGCGCCTCAGCGTCACCTTCGGCGCGCCCGACCAGTTGATTGTCGGGCTGGAGATGGCGGCGGTCTTCACGTCCGAAGGGCTGCGCGCCGTCGAAAGCGCAACCCGGCGGGTTCGGGCAATTAGCGGTGTGCGCGATGTTGCCTCGCTGGCCACGGTGCCCAACCTGCTGGCGAGCGAAGAGACGCTGGACGTCAGCAGTTTCAGCCGTCAGGCCGAGGCCGACCCCGCCAGCATCGGCGGCATGGCCCGGCAGGTGGCCGACAACCCCCTGTACGCCGGTTCGTTGGTGACCGACGACGGTCGCATGGCGGCATTGGTCGTGACCCTGGACGGTGTCGATGCGCGCCAGTACCTCGCCGCCGATCTTGACGCCCGCCTGCGCGATGCGGCCAAGGTTGATGGCGTGACGCGGGTCCGTCTGACAGGGGCGAGCGCGATTCAGGCGGCGACCACCGACGCGCTGCTGAGCACGCTGAGCGTGATTTTGCCGTTACTGGTGGCCCTGTTGCTGGCGCTGCTGTGGCTGGCATTCCGCTCGTTGCGGGCGACGTTGGCGGCTGCGCTGACGCTCACCATTACCCTGTTGTGGACCACGGCGTTACAGGTGCAACTGGGCTGGTCATTCAACATGGTGACGGTGATCGTGCCGGCGTTGGTGATCACGCTGGGTCTCTCGTACACCGTGCATGTGCTCAGCGAATTGATGGTGGCCGGTCGCGACGGCGCTGCCCCGGACCGGCTCAAGGCGCTGGAGCGGGCGAGTCTGCCTTTGTCGTTGTGCGGCGCGACCACCGCCACCGGTTTTCTGGCACTGAGCCTGTCGCCATTGCCGGCGATTCGCGAGTTCGCCTTGCTGTCGGCGTTTGGCGTGCTGGTCGCCATTGTGTTGATTCTCGTGCTGCTACCGGCCCTGATGCCCGGAAGTCACAGCGCGCCGATGCGTGATGCGCCCGACCTGCGCTGGGCGCGTGCCGCTGCACCGCGATTGTCGGCGTGGGTGATTCGTCATCGCGGGCTGATTCTTGGCGGCGGCGTGTTGTTGACGCTGGTGGCTGCGCTCGGCGCCACGCAGATTCGCAGCGGCGCCGAATACATTCGCAACTTTCCGGCGGACAATCCGCTGCGCCAAGACTTCGAGGTGCTCAACAGCCGACTCGGTGGCGCCACGCTGGTGTCTGTGTTTGTCGAGACTTACGTCAACGACGCGCTGACCGAGCCCGACCTGCTGCGCGAGCTCGATGCCCTGCAGGACTGGCTTCGGCGCCAACCCGAAGTCGGCGGTGCCCTGTCGTACGTCGACTACTTGAAGGTACTCAACCAGAGCCTCAACGACGGTGACCCGGCCTATTTTGCGCTGCCGGACGGCGCCGCCGCGGCCAAGCAGATTCTGGTGTTTGGCGCCTCCGACGCGCTCAAACGGGTGGTCGACGCCAGCCATCGCAGTGCCGTGATCAGCCTGCGCTTGAAGGTTGATGACTCGGTGGCGATTGCCGAATTCGTCCGTCGTGCCGAGGCGCGGCTGTCGCAGTTGCCACGGCCGCTGGACGCCAGCCTCACCGGCATGCCGGTGCTGGCCACGCGCACCGTCGAGGTATTGGCGGGCGGCCAGTGGCAGTCGCTGGCGCTGGCGGTGGCGGTGATCTGGCTATTGCTGGCGCTGCTGTTCAATTCGGCACGCGCGGCGGCACTGGCCCTGCTGCCCAATCTGGCGGTCATTGCCGTGTACTTTGGGTTGTTGGGCTATACCGGCATCGGGCTGAACCCCACCACCAGCCTGATCGCCTGCATCGTGCTCGGCGTGGCGGTGGACGACACCATCCAGTTTCTGGCGCGCTTCAACGATGCCGCGCGGCGCAAGGGTGATGAGCGGGCCGGCGTCGAGTACGCGCTGGCCCACACCCTGCGGCCGGTGACATTGACCAGCATCGGCTTGGTGATCGGCTTTCTGGCCTTCACCGGCAGCGATCTGCAAAGTCACGTGCAATTCGGCCTGCTCGCGTCGGTGACGCTCGCGGTGGCCTGGCTCATTGACCTGACGGTGACGCCGGCGCTGGGCTCGAAGCTGCGCATTGTCACCTTGTGGGATTTGATCCGGCTCGATCTGGGCCAGAACCCGCAGCACACCATTCCGCTGTTCTCCGGCCTCAGCCTGCGGCAGGTGCGCCTGTTCGCCTTGACCGCGCGCCTCGAAAAGCTGGCGCCTACCGAATTACTGATTCGCGAGGGCGAAATAGCCCGCGACATGTTTGTGGTCGTCGACGGGCATTTTGAGGCCTGGGTGGAGCGCGACGCCGGCCGCAAGCGGTTGTCCACCATGGCCCGGGGCGCGGTGATCGGCGAGGCCGGATATTTTGGCCAGCGCCGTACCGCGCACGTCGAGGCGACGCGCGATGCCCGCGTGCTGCGCTTCAACGCCGCTGACCTTGAGCGCATGCGGCAGCGTTACCCGCGTATCGCCGCGACCCTATTCCGCAACCTGAACCGTATTCAGGCCGAGCGGATTGCGCGCATGACAGCGCTGGTGCGATGA
- the greB gene encoding transcription elongation factor GreB — protein sequence MSRWRPAAPQSSAYVTAEGQARLKAEFEHLWRERRPEVVRALAAAAAEGDRSENAEYIYRKKELREIDRRLQYLTTRLENLKVVDTAPSDLHRVYFGAWVTVQEPDGQSKTWRLVGADEIDAPRGWISIDAPLARGLLGRRVGETVEVKLPAGSRELVILAVQYGRPANLG from the coding sequence ATGAGCCGCTGGCGCCCCGCTGCCCCCCAGTCATCGGCCTACGTCACGGCCGAGGGTCAGGCACGCCTCAAGGCCGAGTTTGAGCACCTGTGGCGCGAGCGGCGACCCGAGGTGGTGCGGGCCCTGGCGGCGGCTGCCGCCGAGGGTGATCGTTCGGAGAATGCCGAGTACATCTATCGCAAGAAAGAGCTGCGCGAAATTGACCGGCGCCTGCAGTACCTGACGACGCGTCTCGAGAACCTCAAGGTGGTCGACACCGCACCGTCGGACCTGCATCGGGTCTACTTCGGCGCGTGGGTGACGGTCCAGGAGCCCGATGGTCAGTCCAAAACCTGGCGTCTGGTGGGCGCCGACGAAATCGACGCGCCGCGGGGCTGGATCAGCATTGACGCGCCGCTGGCGCGCGGCCTGCTCGGGCGGCGGGTGGGCGAGACGGTCGAGGTGAAACTACCGGCCGGGTCGCGAGAATTGGTGATTCTGGCTGTGCAGTACGGCCGGCCTGCAAACCTCGGTTAA
- a CDS encoding GNAT family N-acetyltransferase: MTLHLTSFFGADAALIVDTAATLRIRVFRDWPYLYDGDLDYERDYLQRYVACPDAVIALAHDGDMPVGATTGLPLVDAAADMQVPFKTAGLPLADYFYCGESVVLPEARGRGLGHQFFDLREAQARALGCHHSVFCAVDRPADHPARPARYQGNDVFWTKRGYRRRPEWQCQFEWKDVGDAHESTKTLTYWERTL, encoded by the coding sequence ATGACCCTGCACCTCACATCCTTTTTCGGCGCAGACGCCGCCCTCATTGTCGACACAGCGGCGACGCTGCGCATTCGCGTGTTCCGCGACTGGCCCTACTTGTACGACGGCGATCTGGACTATGAACGCGACTACCTGCAGCGCTACGTGGCGTGCCCGGACGCGGTGATCGCCCTCGCCCACGACGGCGACATGCCGGTTGGCGCAACCACCGGACTGCCGCTGGTTGATGCCGCCGCCGACATGCAGGTCCCGTTCAAGACCGCCGGGCTGCCGCTGGCCGACTACTTCTATTGCGGCGAGTCGGTGGTCCTGCCCGAGGCGCGCGGTCGCGGCCTGGGCCATCAATTCTTTGATCTGCGCGAGGCTCAGGCGCGGGCACTCGGCTGCCACCACAGCGTGTTCTGCGCGGTGGATCGCCCGGCCGACCACCCGGCCCGGCCCGCGCGCTACCAAGGCAACGACGTGTTCTGGACCAAGCGCGGCTACCGGCGCAGGCCCGAGTGGCAATGCCAGTTCGAGTGGAAAGACGTGGGTGACGCGCATGAATCCACCAAAACACTCACCTACTGGGAGCGCACGCTTTAA
- a CDS encoding cytochrome b: MSSAVAAASRYSRVAIALHWMMALMIVSAFTAGTILDGMDFSPFKLKLISWHKWLGVSIFAFVIFRLVWRLTHRPPPLPPATPAWQRVAASIGHGALYLMMLVIPLSGWLYSSAAGIQTVWFGVLPLPDLLARDEATADRLRAVHGWLNNGLLVLVLGHVAAALHHHYRQHDGLLTRMRPYWSRQ, translated from the coding sequence ATGTCATCAGCGGTGGCCGCCGCGTCGCGCTACTCCCGCGTGGCGATTGCGCTGCACTGGATGATGGCGCTGATGATTGTCAGCGCCTTCACCGCTGGCACGATTCTCGATGGCATGGACTTCTCGCCGTTCAAACTGAAGCTGATCAGTTGGCACAAGTGGTTGGGCGTGAGCATTTTCGCGTTCGTGATTTTCCGGCTGGTCTGGCGGCTGACGCATCGCCCGCCGCCCCTGCCGCCCGCCACACCGGCCTGGCAGAGGGTTGCCGCTTCGATCGGGCACGGGGCGCTTTATCTGATGATGCTCGTCATTCCGCTGAGCGGATGGCTTTACTCGTCAGCGGCCGGCATTCAGACAGTCTGGTTCGGCGTGCTGCCGCTGCCGGATCTGTTGGCCCGAGATGAGGCCACTGCCGACCGGCTGCGCGCGGTTCACGGCTGGTTGAACAACGGCCTGTTGGTATTGGTGCTTGGCCATGTGGCCGCAGCGCTGCACCATCACTACCGCCAGCATGACGGGTTGTTGACCCGCATGCGGCCTTACTGGAGTCGCCAATGA
- a CDS encoding YceI family protein, whose protein sequence is MSRKRILSALMGLILAGAGAGAGLVAAHASTPVEIDPAKSRVTATMRQMGVPVEGAFATVSGTVQFDPEAPTGGAARLVIDTTGFDIGMRDFNEEVAKPEWLDSARHPQAVFTAEGLKPLEDNRFEVTGALKLKGHEVELTTELSVAAAEGGRLFSGEWPLKRQDFDIGSSDWDGVVDDTVLVRFSIFQPDAQ, encoded by the coding sequence ATGAGTCGTAAACGTATCCTGTCTGCATTGATGGGGCTGATCCTCGCCGGCGCCGGCGCCGGCGCCGGGCTGGTGGCGGCGCACGCGTCCACCCCGGTGGAGATCGATCCGGCCAAGAGCCGAGTCACCGCGACCATGCGCCAGATGGGCGTGCCGGTGGAGGGTGCGTTCGCCACGGTGTCGGGCACGGTCCAGTTTGACCCCGAGGCGCCGACAGGCGGCGCCGCCCGGCTGGTGATCGACACCACCGGATTCGACATCGGCATGCGCGACTTCAACGAAGAAGTGGCCAAGCCCGAGTGGCTGGACAGCGCCCGTCATCCGCAGGCGGTGTTCACCGCCGAGGGCCTGAAGCCGTTGGAGGACAACCGCTTTGAGGTCACCGGCGCACTCAAACTCAAGGGTCATGAGGTTGAGTTGACGACCGAGCTCAGCGTGGCCGCCGCAGAGGGCGGGCGCCTTTTCAGCGGCGAGTGGCCGTTGAAGCGGCAGGATTTCGACATTGGCAGCAGTGACTGGGACGGGGTCGTCGATGACACCGTGCTGGTGCGGTTCAGTATTTTTCAGCCCGATGCTCAGTGA
- a CDS encoding YceI family protein has protein sequence MKIASIAAATAITLGLAATASHAAPVSYTVDPSHTYPSFEAPHMGISWWRGKINTSQGSVTLDREAQTGTVDITLDAASVDFGHDKMNEHAINEDFFNVGEHPTITYTGKITFTDGQPSGVDGQMTLLGNTKPLTLSIASFKCIEHPFLKREVCGVDATGEFNRADFGMDKYAEGPLGQVKLRIQAEALRAEAP, from the coding sequence ATGAAAATCGCAAGCATCGCGGCGGCGACCGCCATCACCCTGGGACTGGCGGCCACGGCGTCCCACGCGGCGCCGGTGAGCTACACCGTCGATCCGTCGCACACCTACCCATCGTTCGAGGCGCCGCACATGGGCATCTCGTGGTGGCGCGGCAAGATCAACACCAGCCAGGGCAGCGTGACGCTCGATCGGGAAGCGCAGACCGGCACCGTCGACATCACCTTGGATGCGGCCAGTGTCGATTTCGGGCACGACAAGATGAACGAACACGCGATCAACGAGGACTTCTTCAACGTTGGCGAGCACCCGACGATCACCTATACCGGCAAGATCACCTTCACCGACGGTCAGCCCAGCGGCGTCGATGGCCAAATGACCCTGCTCGGCAACACCAAACCATTGACGCTGAGCATTGCCAGCTTCAAGTGCATCGAGCACCCGTTTCTCAAGCGTGAAGTTTGCGGCGTCGACGCGACCGGCGAGTTCAACCGCGCCGACTTCGGCATGGACAAATACGCCGAGGGTCCGCTGGGCCAGGTGAAGCTGCGGATTCAAGCTGAGGCGCTGCGCGCCGAAGCCCCCTGA
- the infC gene encoding translation initiation factor IF-3 → MNIAQDRDDRRNGEITAPRVRVIAEDGEQVGIMLTRDAIVRAEENGMDLVEISPNAEPPVCKIMDYGKYLYQKDKASHAAKKKQKITQVKEIKFRPGTDIGDYQNKMRQMRGFLEEGDKIKVTLRFRGREMAHQELGQQLMERVRNDVDDIASVESFPRMEGRQAVMMLAPRRR, encoded by the coding sequence TTGAACATCGCTCAAGATCGTGATGACCGGCGCAATGGGGAGATCACCGCGCCGCGTGTAAGGGTAATTGCAGAAGACGGCGAGCAGGTAGGCATCATGTTGACGCGCGATGCCATCGTGCGGGCAGAAGAAAACGGCATGGATCTGGTGGAAATTTCCCCCAACGCCGAGCCCCCGGTCTGCAAGATCATGGATTACGGCAAGTACCTTTATCAAAAGGACAAGGCCTCCCATGCCGCCAAGAAGAAGCAGAAAATCACCCAGGTCAAGGAAATCAAATTCCGGCCGGGAACCGACATTGGCGACTACCAGAACAAAATGCGCCAGATGCGCGGCTTTCTGGAAGAAGGCGACAAGATCAAGGTCACGCTGAGGTTTCGCGGCCGTGAGATGGCGCACCAGGAGTTGGGCCAGCAGTTGATGGAGCGGGTTCGTAACGATGTCGATGACATCGCCAGTGTTGAGTCCTTCCCGCGCATGGAAGGTCGTCAGGCGGTGATGATGCTGGCGCCGCGGCGCCGCTGA
- the rpmI gene encoding 50S ribosomal protein L35, whose product MPKIKTIKSAAKRFAKTGKGGFKRGQAYKRHILTKKSAKRIRQLRGTAQVAAVDVREVRQMLPYA is encoded by the coding sequence ATGCCCAAGATCAAAACGATCAAGAGCGCGGCCAAGCGTTTTGCCAAAACCGGCAAAGGCGGATTCAAGCGCGGCCAAGCTTACAAACGCCATATTCTCACCAAGAAATCGGCAAAGCGGATTCGTCAGCTTCGCGGCACCGCCCAGGTGGCTGCAGTGGACGTCCGTGAAGTGCGGCAGATGCTGCCCTACGCCTGA
- the rplT gene encoding 50S ribosomal protein L20 — MARVKRGVTARARHKKVLNKAKGYYGARSRVFRVAKQAVIKAGQYAYRDRRVKKREFRSLWIVRIGAASVENGLSYSRFIHGLSKANIALDRKVLADLAVHDKPAFAKLVEQAKAAIA; from the coding sequence ATGGCAAGAGTTAAACGTGGTGTTACGGCGCGTGCGCGCCACAAGAAAGTCCTCAACAAGGCGAAGGGCTATTACGGCGCACGCTCACGCGTCTTCCGTGTGGCCAAGCAGGCGGTCATCAAGGCCGGTCAGTACGCCTACCGCGACCGTCGCGTCAAGAAGCGTGAATTCCGCTCGCTGTGGATCGTCCGCATCGGCGCCGCCAGCGTTGAGAACGGGCTGAGCTACAGCCGCTTCATTCACGGTTTGAGCAAGGCCAACATCGCGCTCGACCGTAAGGTGCTGGCCGACTTGGCCGTGCACGACAAGCCGGCGTTTGCCAAGCTCGTCGAGCAGGCCAAAGCCGCCATCGCTTAA
- a CDS encoding phenylalanine--tRNA ligase subunit alpha, whose protein sequence is MNESLDTLQQAAEQSIAAATDLRALEQCRVEWLGKKGRITEQLKQLAQLTGYEKKAFGEKVNRIKQAVTALIESRQSVLAAAALEARIAAERIDVGMPARGERAGGLHPITRTVQRIERLFNDLGFSTVEGPEIEDDFHNFSALNIPEFHPARAMHDTFYVGNGDKVLRTHTSPVQIRTLEALLAAGGAPPVRVIAPGRVYRCDSDRTHSPMFHQVEGLYVAENVSFADLQHELKRFLARFFEREVTVRFRPSYFPFTEPSAEVDILDEQGRWLEVLGCGMVHPKVFEAVSLDPERYTGFAFGLGVERFAMLRYGVNDLRQFFANDLRFLAQFQ, encoded by the coding sequence ATGAACGAATCGCTGGATACGTTGCAGCAGGCTGCCGAGCAGTCCATCGCGGCAGCGACGGACCTGCGCGCACTGGAACAGTGTCGTGTCGAATGGCTGGGCAAAAAGGGCCGAATCACCGAGCAGCTCAAGCAGTTGGCGCAGCTCACCGGCTACGAAAAAAAAGCCTTCGGCGAGAAGGTGAACCGCATCAAGCAGGCGGTGACTGCGCTGATCGAGTCACGTCAGTCCGTGCTGGCCGCCGCCGCGCTCGAAGCCCGAATTGCAGCCGAGCGCATTGATGTCGGCATGCCGGCGCGCGGCGAGCGGGCGGGGGGGCTGCACCCGATCACCCGCACGGTGCAACGCATCGAGCGTCTGTTCAACGATCTTGGGTTTTCCACGGTCGAAGGTCCCGAGATTGAGGACGACTTTCATAATTTCTCGGCGTTGAACATTCCTGAATTTCACCCTGCGCGGGCCATGCACGACACCTTCTATGTCGGCAATGGCGACAAGGTATTGCGCACCCACACCAGCCCGGTGCAGATCCGCACGCTGGAGGCCTTGCTGGCGGCCGGCGGCGCACCGCCGGTGCGGGTCATCGCGCCCGGGCGGGTCTATCGCTGCGATTCGGATCGCACGCACAGCCCGATGTTTCACCAGGTTGAAGGCTTGTACGTGGCCGAGAACGTCTCTTTCGCCGACCTGCAGCACGAATTGAAGCGGTTTCTGGCGCGCTTCTTCGAACGCGAGGTGACCGTGCGTTTTCGCCCCAGTTATTTTCCGTTTACCGAGCCGTCGGCCGAGGTCGACATCCTTGATGAGCAGGGTCGCTGGCTGGAGGTGCTGGGCTGCGGCATGGTGCACCCCAAGGTGTTTGAGGCCGTGTCGCTGGACCCGGAGCGCTACACCGGCTTCGCTTTCGGGCTGGGTGTCGAACGCTTCGCCATGCTGCGTTACGGCGTCAACGATCTTCGGCAGTTTTTTGCCAACGACCTGCGGTTTCTTGCCCAATTCCAATAA
- the pheT gene encoding phenylalanine--tRNA ligase subunit beta: MKLSLNWLREWVAFDETPAELATRLTLAGLEGEALPQPGRDLAGILAGKIIAAVPHPQADRLQVCTVEVGQAQPLTIVCGASNARVGIVVPCATVGTVLPNGITITQANLRGVDSAGMLCSAEELGLVDKADGLLELDDNVRPGTPVAEHLALNDTILALELTPNRGDCLSVLGLAREVSALTDIPMRRPSLPPAVVVGDKVLKVEVADGDACPLYAGRMIKRLKPGRRTPDWMRERLRRSGIRCIHPIVDITNFVMIELGQPMHAFDLAKLQGGVTVRHAKPGESLTLLNDQQVALAHGELVIADDSGPIALAGVMGGKPTGVVRETEAIFLESALFAPPAVAGTARRHKLHSDSSHRFERGVDPGLQRIALDRASQLIVQICGGEVHPITQAGRHQPELAGLNLRHARIEQLLGVAVPPKDVEALLSRLGMTLRHERGGSWQVKVPSHRTDLQLEVDLIEEIARLLGYDRIAAQPYAAALAPAPLPERLQPLNRVRDVLVARGWFEVVNLAFTDAGTQADLLPNLARVAVDNPIAETLGELRASLWPGLLHTYRFNLQRQALRQRLFEIGVCFAATADGFEEHEVIGGLLSGSAATEQWDQSDRAVDFFDLKADLEALFGPLAPDLVFVAAAHPALHPGQSAQLRLGDRPVGWAGRIHPARQQALDLPDPVLMFEVSADAVRERRVPRAQALSEYPSSRRDLALVVAEALPVQHLVDCARAQADIPLVEVKVFDLYRGESLGEGFKSVAIGLIFNDYSRTLTTEEIDRCVATLVEQWKIQCQASVRA, from the coding sequence ATGAAACTGAGTCTGAACTGGTTGCGGGAATGGGTCGCGTTCGACGAGACGCCTGCCGAGCTGGCCACCCGGCTGACCCTGGCCGGCCTGGAGGGTGAGGCCCTGCCACAGCCCGGCCGGGATCTGGCGGGCATTCTCGCCGGCAAGATCATCGCGGCAGTGCCACATCCGCAGGCGGATCGTCTGCAGGTTTGCACGGTCGAGGTGGGCCAAGCCCAGCCGCTGACCATCGTCTGTGGCGCCAGCAACGCGCGGGTCGGCATCGTTGTGCCCTGCGCCACGGTCGGTACGGTGCTGCCCAATGGCATCACCATCACCCAGGCCAACCTGCGCGGGGTCGACAGCGCCGGCATGCTGTGTTCGGCTGAAGAGCTTGGCCTGGTCGACAAGGCCGATGGCCTTCTGGAGCTTGACGACAACGTCCGGCCCGGCACGCCGGTGGCGGAACATCTGGCGCTCAACGACACCATTTTGGCGCTGGAACTCACCCCCAACCGTGGCGACTGTCTGTCGGTACTGGGCTTGGCGCGCGAGGTGTCGGCACTGACCGATATCCCGATGCGACGGCCGAGCCTGCCGCCCGCCGTGGTCGTCGGTGACAAGGTGCTCAAGGTAGAGGTCGCTGACGGGGACGCTTGCCCGCTGTACGCCGGCCGCATGATCAAGCGGTTGAAGCCGGGCCGCCGCACGCCGGACTGGATGCGCGAACGTCTGCGCCGCAGTGGCATCCGCTGCATTCACCCGATTGTCGACATCACCAACTTCGTGATGATTGAACTTGGGCAGCCCATGCACGCCTTCGACCTGGCCAAGTTGCAGGGCGGCGTGACGGTACGCCACGCCAAGCCCGGTGAGTCGCTGACGCTGCTCAACGACCAGCAGGTTGCGCTGGCCCATGGCGAACTGGTGATCGCCGATGACTCAGGGCCGATTGCCTTGGCCGGCGTCATGGGCGGCAAGCCGACGGGCGTCGTGCGCGAGACCGAGGCCATCTTTCTCGAATCGGCACTGTTTGCGCCGCCTGCGGTCGCTGGCACCGCGCGCCGCCACAAGCTTCATTCCGACTCATCGCATCGATTCGAGCGCGGAGTTGATCCCGGCCTGCAGCGCATTGCACTGGACCGGGCGAGCCAACTCATCGTGCAGATCTGTGGCGGCGAGGTGCACCCCATCACTCAGGCCGGTCGTCACCAGCCCGAGTTGGCGGGTCTCAACTTGCGCCACGCGCGTATCGAACAACTGCTGGGTGTGGCAGTGCCGCCCAAGGACGTCGAAGCTCTGCTGAGCCGGCTGGGCATGACCCTGCGCCACGAGCGCGGCGGCAGCTGGCAGGTCAAGGTGCCCAGCCACCGCACCGATCTGCAGCTTGAAGTCGACCTGATTGAAGAGATCGCCCGGCTTCTGGGTTATGACCGGATCGCCGCCCAGCCATATGCCGCCGCCCTGGCGCCGGCGCCGCTGCCAGAGCGCCTGCAGCCTTTAAACCGGGTTCGCGACGTGCTGGTGGCGCGCGGTTGGTTTGAGGTGGTCAACCTTGCCTTCACCGATGCTGGCACCCAGGCGGACCTGCTGCCCAACCTCGCACGTGTGGCGGTCGACAACCCGATTGCCGAGACGCTGGGCGAACTTCGCGCCAGCCTCTGGCCTGGGCTGCTGCACACGTACCGTTTCAACCTTCAGCGTCAAGCGCTGCGCCAGCGGCTGTTCGAGATCGGCGTGTGTTTCGCCGCCACGGCCGACGGCTTTGAGGAACATGAAGTCATCGGCGGTCTCCTGAGCGGTTCGGCAGCGACCGAGCAATGGGACCAGTCCGACCGCGCGGTCGATTTCTTCGATCTGAAGGCCGACCTCGAAGCGCTGTTTGGTCCGCTGGCGCCCGATCTGGTGTTTGTCGCAGCGGCACATCCGGCATTGCACCCCGGCCAGTCGGCGCAACTGCGGCTGGGGGACCGCCCGGTGGGTTGGGCGGGCCGCATCCATCCCGCCCGGCAACAGGCACTGGACCTGCCCGACCCGGTGCTGATGTTCGAAGTTAGCGCCGATGCGGTGCGCGAGCGCCGTGTGCCGCGCGCCCAGGCGCTGTCGGAGTACCCGTCCAGCCGCCGTGACCTGGCGTTGGTGGTGGCCGAGGCCCTGCCGGTGCAGCATTTGGTTGATTGCGCGCGCGCCCAGGCCGATATTCCGCTGGTCGAGGTCAAGGTCTTCGACCTTTACCGAGGCGAGTCGTTGGGTGAAGGCTTCAAAAGTGTTGCGATCGGCTTGATTTTCAACGACTATTCACGAACGCTGACAACTGAAGAAATTGATCGATGCGTGGCGACGCTGGTGGAGCAATGGAAAATCCAATGCCAAGCGTCGGTGCGAGCCTGA
- a CDS encoding integration host factor subunit alpha gives MALTKAEIAEALFDDLGLNKREAKEFVDLFFETIRNCLEQGDEVKVSGFGNFELRTKNSRPGRNPKTGEEIPISARRVVTFRPGQKLRLRVDVDART, from the coding sequence GTGGCGCTGACCAAAGCTGAAATTGCCGAAGCGTTGTTCGATGACCTGGGCTTGAACAAGCGGGAAGCCAAGGAGTTTGTCGACTTGTTCTTCGAGACCATTCGTAACTGCCTTGAGCAGGGCGACGAGGTCAAGGTGTCAGGGTTCGGCAATTTCGAACTGCGGACCAAGAACAGCCGTCCCGGGCGCAACCCCAAGACCGGCGAAGAGATTCCCATTTCCGCGCGACGGGTGGTGACGTTTCGTCCTGGACAAAAATTACGACTGAGGGTGGACGTAGATGCGCGCACTTGA